Below is a genomic region from Mustela lutreola isolate mMusLut2 chromosome 1, mMusLut2.pri, whole genome shotgun sequence.
aaaaagcccaggacctgacagattccctggggaattctaccaaactttcaaagaagaaataacacctattctcctgaagctgtttcaaaaaattgaagcagaaggaaaacttccagactctttctatgaagccagcattaccctgatccccaaaccaggcaaagaccctaccaaaacgGAGAATTTCAGagcaatatcactgatgaatatggatgctaagattctcaacaagatcctagcaaacaggatccaacagcacatttaaaagattatccagcatgaccaggtgggattcatccctgggctacaaggatggttcaacatttgcaaatcaatcaatgtgatagaacgaattataagagaagagagaaaaaccacatggtcctctcaattgatgcagaaaaagcatttgacaaaatccagcatccgttcctgattaaaacgcttcaaagtatagggatagagggaacattcctgaacctcatcaaatctatctatgaaagacccacagcaaatatcatcctctatgagaaaaagcttgcagccttcccgttgagatcaggaacaagacaaggatgcccactctcaccactcttgttcaacatagtattcgaagtcctagcaacagcaatcagacaaaaaagggACATAAAATGTATCCAacttggcaatgaagaagtcaaactctctgtcttcgcaaatgacatgattctttatatggacaacccaaaagactccacccccaaactactagaactcatacaacaattcagcaacgtggcagaatacaaagtcaatgtacagaaatcagtggctttcttatacactaataatgaaaatacagaaagggaaattagagaatcgattccatttactatagcaccaagaaccataagatacctgggaactaagaacactcatgaaagaaactgaagaagacacagaaaggtggaagaccattccatgctcttggattggaagaataaacattgttaaaatgtctatactgcctagagcaatctatacttttaatgccattccgatcaaaattccaccagtattcttcaaagagctggagcaaataatccagaaatttgtatggaatcagaagagaccctgaatcgctatggaaatgttgaaaaacaaaaataaaactggaggcatcatgtgatctgatttcaagcttttctacaaagttgtgatcaccaagacagcatggtactggcataaaaacagacacatagaccagtggaacagagtagagagcccagatatggaccctcaactctatggtcaaataatcttcgacaaaacaagaaaaaatatacagtggaaaaaagacagtctcttcaataaatggtgctgggtaaactggacagctatatgtagaagaatgaaacttgacttgAATTTTGAAATACCAAACACTATTTAAGCTCCTGTCCTCTGTGTTCCTGCTTCCTCATAAATGTGGCTACCAATTTGGCCTTTTGGCCTTTGTCCCCTTATGCAGGATCATTGTGCATTGTAAGTTTTATCACAGCTGTATAGACACGGGGCGGGGTTTGAGGGAACTGCAGTATTCTGGAGAGCAGGAGACAAAGTCAGATGAAAGGTGGTTTTAAACCTCATAGTCCTTTCCTACagagagatttctttttattgtccaTGTGGTTTTTGGGTCCTGGCCTAATGTTTGTTGCtgggttcctttctctcccatGCCCTCGCCTCTTAATTACTAGTActtgaaaacattctaaaatattttttaattaatttgcaaAAAGCTCACTGTTTCAGTCAATCATCCCTCTACTAGCCTAATAGGACTTCtcttagacaagaaaaagaactaTCACATTATTTTCCTAAAGCAACCATTACCCTGCGGGATATTTATGTGTAAGCCAACAAAGCACAGtcaactttcaaaataaaaaatgttctcatttttaggattattgaaataaactaaaaataaaaataataaaatgaagtagACAAAAAGTGTATTTGAAAGAGCAGTAGACTTAGAATCAGGAGGCTACACTTTATCTAGATGTTCTCTTAATAAGCTATATGACAAAATCCATTAACTTTTCTCAGCTTCGCTATCACATCTgtgcaataaatacatattgagGATCACTCATGTGTCCTATGGTAAATATGAAATCTCTGCCAAAAGGTGCTTAACATGTAGCATTTAGTTGGAAAGTAGAttatattttatggattttttggAACCTGCTGATTTTGTGAAATAATGACATTTCAAGGAAACACACTGAAGGCCAGGGAGGTATATAGACAGGAGTACAGATATCTGATTCTGATTCCAATAGCACAGTATAAGAACCCCCCACCATGGGTACAAGATCACCATACTGTTACCTTACATGATCATTTACAGAACTATTTATCCTttccagtagaaaaaaaaatccataacaataaaaaagagataaatttatTCATTGATGTTATTTGTAAATGgttaaagaggtaaaaaaaaaaaaagacattgtgaAAATGATGAGGAAGAAAGATCTTCTATCAAGAAATTGGAAACaaactgggctctgtgctcctccCTGTTGGACACACAGCCACATCTTCTGGTGCAGTGACAGCACCATCCTAAAGACAAGATGGTAAAGGTTGGAGCAAGTATATTTGGTGGTATTGGGCACCTGGTCACCAAGGCTGCTTTTAACTGTGAGAAAGTGAATGCTATTTCTGTCAAGGACATCTTCATTGACCTCAACTACATGACCTACATGTTCCAGTATGATTCCATCCATGGCAAACTCAAAGGCACAGTAAAGGAGAGAATATGTAACTTGTCATCAATGCAAAGCCCACCTTAGTCTTCCAGAACCAAGATCCCACCTACATCAAATGGGGTGATGCTGCTGTTTAGTGTGCTGTGGAGTCCAATGCAGAAGTCTGTGCCTTACATGAAGCTGGGACCAAGAATATCAGCATCTTCATCCTTGAGCTGAATAGGAAGCTCACTGGCATCGCCTTGCATGTCCCCGCCCCCAACGTGTAAAGTCGTGGATCTGAGCTGCCACCTGGAGAAAGCTGTCAACTACTATGACATCAAAAAGCCAGTGAAGTAGTCATCAGAGGACCCCCTCAAGAGCTTCCTGGGCTTCACTGAGGATCAGATAGTCACTTGCAACTTTAAAAATTACACCCAATCTTCCATCTTTCACAGTGGAGCTGGGGTTGTCCTCAATGACCACTTAGTCAAGTTCATATTCTAGTACGGTAATGACTTTGGCTACAGCAACATGTTGGTGAACTTTATGGGCTATATGGCTCTCAAGGAATTAAGAGTCTACTGGACCAAAAGACTTAGTCAGAACAAGAATTAAGAGGCTCTCTTAATGGTGGGGAGTACATGCCCTAACACACTGAGAATTTCCACACCTCTACACAGTTTCCATCCCAGAATTCCTGAAGCAGAGGAGGGAATTGGGGAGCCCTACTTGTTACTCTACCTaccaaaaaatattagaaataaactgACAGGAAAATCAAATTTCCATCATGGTGATAACAAAGATACAGGATATGAACACTCCCACCTAAACTATTCTGACAAAAGAAATCGAACATACCAGTCCTGTAACTCCTATAACTATACCCACATACAGTGATTATGATCAAAACATTCTCCTACTCTGGGTTTTTCTCAGAGCAAGTTTAATGTCTTTGTTTCTCAAGCTATAAATGAAGGGGTTCATCAAGGGAACCACATTGGTATAAAAGACAGAAGATATTTTTCCCTCACCCATTGACCCAACAGAAGATGGTTTAAGATACACAAATGCACCAGATCCAAAATAGAGAGAAACAACAACTATGTGGGAGTTGCACGTGCTGAAGGCTTTGGACCTGCCTTCAGTGGAGCTGATGCACAAGATGCTGGACAGGatgaaaccataagagacaaagATGGTGACACTGGGCACAATGATATCTATGCCCACCACAATGAAAACTACCAGCTCATTCACATAGGTGCTGGTGCAGGAGAGCTGGAGTAGAGGAAGGATGTCACAATAATAATGGTTGACGGTGTTTGCACCACAGAAGGTCAGTCTCAGCATGCATCCTATGTGAGCCATGGCACCTGAAAATGCCATCAAATATGAAGCAAGCATAAGGCTGGAACACACTTTGGGGGACATGGCAACATTATATAACAgtgggttacagatggccacatagcgatcaTAGGCCATTGATGTCAGCACATAACATTCAGAaatagcaaagaaacagaaaaagtaaagCTGGGTCATGCATCCCCTGTAGGAGATAATATTCCTCTTTGATGTGAAGTTAATCAGCATTTTGGGTGTAAACACAGAAGAATAACAGAGGTCTACGAAGGACAAATTGAAGAGGAAAAAGTACATCGGGGTGTGGAGGTGTGAATTCAGCCTAATTAGAGTTATCAAGCCCAAATTTCCCAACACAGTGACCACATACATGAGTAGAAAGAAACCAAACAGGGGAAGCCGGAGATATGGTAGGTCTGTTAAGCCTACCAGGATGAATTCAGTCACAAAAGAGGAGTTTGTAGGAGTCATTCTTCTCCAAGGGGATCTGTGAGTATAGAGAAACAGGATTACATTAGAGAAAAAGCCAGCTCTTCCCACAGTATTTTGACCTACAAAAGGGAATATATACTGGGAATATCTGAGGACTGAGACTAACCAAATCTGGACCCAGGAATTCTGCCTTTACCTCTATCATGATACTGGGAAACACTAACTCTCCCCTTTTTTAGAGGTTTATAAGCTAAACAGAACTAATACTACACAATTTAGCCTAGAAAGGGAAGTCTAGTCCTACCATAGACAAACATGACcactggaaaaacaaaaggagaaggGAGACACAGAATAAAAGCCACAAATCCAGAAGAGTGAGAGTTCCATCCACGGAGAGGGAACTTACTGACAAAGATATTGTACCCCTGCATCCCTCAACTCTCTGAACATTCCCTGATTTCCCCTTGATCAAATTCCTCCTCACTTGAATCTCAGaactgcaaaaaaacaaaaagaaagttacATAATATTGATCTCTGGATTTCTATCTCATAACAAGAGGGACATTCATAAATGAAATTCAAGACTCGCCCTCCTTAGATCACAATATCTCAGTACTCCCTTATCATTGTCTTTACCCCTGAAGTCCTGGAGGGGCAATTTCAGGTTCTAAGGTTTTGGTCCCTTTGTTCTAAAAGGATGTTACATACGCTTAATTCAGGTATGCCCCCAGAAACCTTTCCAAACTGCAGGTCATAATTTCTGATTATGACTTTGAGTTCTCTCAAGAAGCAGTGGAAAATAGTCTTTATATCATTTGCCACTTGATAAAATACAGATGACTGAATGTGAGTTTAATGATACAATGCACCTGCTTATAAGTAGAGTAGAAGCTTGCTCAGTCTCTTCCCCTTGGGATTAGATTCATTgtggaaaaggaaataagaggaTTGTATTCACACCCCAGACCATCCATCTGTCTTTAGTTCCTTAGGGACTCCAAATTTACTCAAGGCTTTTCATCACTCTAGGGATTGTCCATCTCCCAAGGCAAAGCCAAAAATGAACTCCCTTCTCCCTGTCATCTTCATCTCTGAAGGGAATTCTACTATATTgtttatttccctctttcttcaaATATACTAAATGGAAAATTTTCTGCAAGGGTTCTGCCTCCAGGATTCTTTATTACTTTATCTGAAAGAACCTCCTTCTTCAAAAGGAAGCATCTCACATCAATTGTCTCTTTCCTGAGATATCTCTAAAATAATGTGCCATGTCATATATTCCTTCTGAAGTTTTTACTCCTAAGCATCTGTTGGAAATGTGTACCTGACAATTCTCCTGTGTTTTATGTAATATTTCCATAAGAGGTCATCTATTtcttctcatcacacacacacacaaaataataggAGCTACAGAGTTAGGGAGTGTGCGTACGACTCCTACCTTCACTATTACTTATAAAACCCCAGGCAAATtgcctaatttcttttttcctctgatttATCATTGTAAAATAGGAATGGTAAAAACAGTACCACTTTCATTTGATTGCTATGATGATGGTAAGTAAAATGGTTAGAACTGTGCCTGTCCCATGATAAACAGTCAACTAATGTTAGCTATCTTTATACAGGTTCTCATAAATTCCAAGAGATTCTCTACCACCCCATTCACTGGACATTTTCCCCTTTAATTGTTGTGTGCTCCAATAAAttgtaagttctttaaaaataagcatccTTTTTATCCAATTTATTTCTTAAGTGTACATAATGTATATACTAGGAAGtccataaatactttttaaaatgatgtggTTCTCTGGTTGCAAACCTTCAGAATATTTCCACATATCCCACATGCTAAGCAACAGAGTCTACAACCACAATGACCTCCACCCCTTTCCTCAACCACCACACAAATTGAGGCAGTTTTAATGTTTTAACTTTACTACTGAACTGTAATGGCTCCTATTTATTTTCTAGTGTTTCCACAAATGCCCTCGTTTTTTACCATCTAAACTGCTGCTAGGATGAGCTCTGAAAGCTCAGATCTGTCGTTCCCTAGTTCAAGAAGTTTCAGTCAATCTCCATTATCTGGGGCAACTGAAATTTTGTCATGAAAGTAAATCTTGGAACTGTGATTCAGTCTCAGtataactaaaaaagaaattgagttgaagttctttttttctttttcatctttacagggtataattttaaaataatagtatatagtatatattaaaaattaaaattataccctgtaaagatgaaaaagaaatatatatatactattattttaaaattataccctgtaaagatggaaaagaaaaaaagaacttcaactcaattatatatatgatatatataatttgacagagagagagcgtgagaaagaaagcacagcaggggagcagtagaaggagagagagaagcagactccccactgagcacagagccagacacagggcttgatctcaggagcctgagatcatgacttgagctgaaggcagctacttaactaactgagccatccaggcaccacataattttatgtatttaagatacatgacttgatttttatatttgtaaacattttcaaatgatCATCACAATCAAGTTAAAGTATCTATCACCTTACTtagttacctttttctttttttcttattgtgttgttagtcaccatacagtatatcatcagttttaggtttttttaaggattatttatttatttatttatttatttatttatttgacagaaagagatacagagagggaggaaacacaagcaggaagagtgggagagggagaagcaggcctcctgcagagcaggaagcccgatgtgggcctcagtcccaggactctgggatcatgacctgagccaaaggcagacactttacaactgagccactcaggtgcccacatcattagtttttgatgtagggttccatgattcattgtttgcatgtaacacccagtgctccatgcaatcctggtcctccttaatacccttcaTCAAGCTCACCCTTTATTTTATAGTGTGAACATTTCAGATctgctctcttagcaaatttaaaGTATGCAATATTGTTAACTGTAGTGACATTGgtgtacattagatctccagaacttattcttCTTACACAAAGGAAACTTGTACAGTTTGACCAACACTGtgcaaggatttctttttctctgcaaacTCACCAATGCCTGTTATCTATtacctttttgataatagccattctatcAGACATGCGGTGGTATCTCCCTGTGGTTTGCacctgcatttccctggtgattcgtgatattgagcatcttttcacatacttGTTGGCCACATAGGggctttctttggagaaatgtgtattctggtcctttgcccactttttcaTAGAGTCATTTcttttgtgttattattattactgagtTTTAGATGTTCCTTGTTTATTTTGGGTATAACTTTTTAACAGATATATggtttacaagtattttctcccattccataggttgtcctttcattttgctgattttttcttttgctctgaagaagatttttatttgacataatCCCACTTATCTGTATctttgcttctgttgcctttgttatggtatcatataaaaaaaaaaaaaacttccattttATGCAAGAATTAATTGTGGTTTTCTCATGTTTTCCATTGGTTTCTCTGTTTATCTTTGTGCAATACCATACTCCTTTGATTAATGCAGCTTTTATAAGTTTTGCAACCAGGAAATATGAGtcttcctgtttttctcctttttaagattgttttggctgttcAGGGTCCTTGtctttccatatgaattttagaatgggtttttctatttctgcaaaaaaagaagtcattggaattttttttattaacttaatttatttattttcagaaaaacagtattcattattttttcaccacacccagtgctccatgcaatctgtgccctctataatacccaccacctggtaccccaacctcccaccccccgccacttcaaaccctcagattgtttttcagagtccatagtctctcatgattcacctccccttccaatttaccccaactcccttctcctctataacaccccttgtcctccatgatatttgttatgctccacagataagtgaaaccatatgatagttgactctctctgcttgacttatttcactcatcataatctggaaaagattatgctgagtcattggaattttgatttgGATTATATTGAGTCTGTAGATCACTCTGGGTAGTATCAACATCTTAACAGTagttaagtcttccaatccatgatcatagAGTATGCTATGTCTTCTGTatgtcttctgtattttctttcagcaatgttttttcactttcattttacaagtcttttatctccttggttaagtATTTAATTCTATATGATGCTGCTATAAATGgaactgtttttttcttaatttcccttaaGGATTGTTCATTTTTAGTGTTCATTTAAAGGCATCTAATctttgtgtgttgactttgtatcctgctactttCCTAAGTTCCTTTGTGGTCTTAATTTTTGTTGACTCTTTAGAatattctacatataagatcTTAACCCTTGAGAAGAgaggtgtttttttcttcttcctttccaagttggaaatttatttatttctaattcttgcCTAATGTCCTGACTAGAAATTCTAGTGCTGTGTTGAATAGAGACTGTGAGAGTGAGTGTCCTtcccctaaccctgaactttgagAAAGAGCTCCCAGATTTCAAGCACAGCTTTTATTCTTTTGAGGTAGTTTCCTTCTAGTCTTATCCTGttgaaatttttatcatgaaaggatgtcgATATGGTCCAACTCTTTTTCTTAATCAATTGgcatgattgtgtgtgtgtgtgtgtgtgtgtttcattttatttatgtggtATGTTACTTCGATCAGTTTCATATGTTGAGCTacccttgcattccaggaataatcTCACTTTTTATAATCCATTTAACATGCTGCGTATTTCATatgctagcattttgttgaggatatttgCATTAATATTCATTAAGGGTATTGGTCTATAGATGTCAATTCTTGTagtgtctctgtctccctttggTACTGGGGTAATGATGGCCTCAAAGCCTGAGTTAGGAACTGTGCCATACTTTTACATTTATGAAAAAGCTTGAGAAAAACTGATGTTAATtactccttaaatgtttggtaggattgaCCAATGAAATCATGAGGTCAAAAACTTTCTTCACTGGGAGATTTTTAGTTATTGAGTCAATGTCCTTACTAGTCATaagtctattcaggttttctatttcttcatgatttagtcACGGTAGGCTTTGAATTTCCAGGAATTTATGCATTTCTCTatgttatccaatttgttgacatataactGTTCATAGTACTCCCTTATAATCTTTCTTATTTCAACAGAAATGGTTATAATATCCACAccttcatttctgagttttgacatttttttaaaagattttatttatttatttgacagagatcaaaagtaggcagagaggcaggcagagagagtggggagaaagcaggcttcctgttgagcagagagcctaatgcagggctcgatcccagaaccctgggatcatgacctgagccaaaggcagaggctttaacccactgagccacccaggtgctccaaaataataatatcttttattgaagagactgtcttttttccactgtatattttttcttgttttgtcgaagattatgtgaccatagagttgagggtccatatctgggctctctactctgttccactggtctatgtgtctgtttttatgccagtaccatgctgtcttggtgatcacagctttgtagtaaagcttgaaatcaggtaaatcagttttatttttgtttttcaacatttccttagcaatttggagtctcttctgattccatacaaattttaggattatttgctccagctctttgaagaataccagtggaattttgatcggaatagcattaaaagtatagattgctctaggcagtatagacattttaacaatgtttattcttccgatccaagagcatggaatgatcttccatctttttgtgtcttcttcagtttctttcatgagtgttctgtagttccttgagtacagacttgacctctttagttaggtttattcccaggtatcttatggttcttggtgctatagtaaatggaatcgattctctaatttccctttatgtattttcattgttagtgtataagaaagacactgatttctgtacattgactttgtatcctgccacgttgctgaattgctgtatgagttctagtagtttggggatggagtcttttgggttctgcatataaagaatcatgtcat
It encodes:
- the LOC131820603 gene encoding olfactory receptor 8B8-like produces the protein MTPTNSSFVTEFILVGLTDLPYLRLPLFGFFLLMYVVTVLGNLGLITLIRLNSHLHTPMYFFLFNLSFVDLCYSSVFTPKMLINFTSKRNIISYRGCMTQLYFFCFFAISECYVLTSMAYDRYVAICNPLLYNVAMSPKVCSSLMLASYLMAFSGAMAHIGCMLRLTFCGANTVNHYYCDILPLLQLSCTSTYVNELVVFIVVGIDIIVPSVTIFVSYGFILSSILCISSTEGRSKAFSTCNSHIVVVSLYFGSGAFVYLKPSSVGSMGEGKISSVFYTNVVPLMNPFIYSLRNKDIKLALRKTQSRRMF